TAGTATGTAAGCTATGAATAGCAGACTTATATAAAAAGATAGTGGTATTAGTTTGTTGATAATGAATTTTTCAAAGATGAATGAGAAGCCAATATAGATTAGAATGGGGGATAAGTACTTTTCATTTTGAAATCCCAAAAGGTTTTCAATATGGAATCTTGGTATCATTATATTTAAATGAGATAATATTTGTTCATTTATAAATTTGTCGATTATGTCGATGTATTTGTTTTCATGTCTTTTAAATTCTTTTAAGTTTTCTAAGTTGTGAATGTTTGGATTTTGAGAAATTATTTTATTCCATGTAGGAATTATATCGTTTTGTTTAACAAGTTCTTTGTAATATGTTTGTTTGAAACTTAGTGGAAAATTTAGTAATAAAAATATGAATGAAATTAATATAGGATTTATAAGGAGTTTGGAGAGCCTTGAGAAATAAAAAAACATTAAAAATGTAAAAAATATTGCCATTATTTTTAATGTTATAGGAAAATTTAAGGGTAGTATTATATTGGTAATTAATGCAGTATATATAAAAAAAGAAAAATATCTATATTTGGATTTGAGCATTATTGGTATATATGAACATAAACTTGTGATTATTAATATAAGGCTATCAATTAAAAATTTGATGTTGTTTGCAAAAGAAAATATTAAATTAGGAATTAATGCTAATATAGTAATTAAATAGATATCTTTTAAGTTGTTTTCGGTGTATATTGGTTCATTATTAAAGCTTATATTTAATATATTTTCCTTTATTTCTTTTTTTACTTTGTTTATTTCTTCTTCGATTTCAGTTTCAGTGTATTGTAAATATTGCTGTTGTGTGTTTTCGTTATTGTCTTGATTTTTAATTTTTTCTAAAATAATTTGTTCCATACATAATGGTGAAAAACTGGGTGTGTTTAAGAGTTTAATTTTGTTAACTTTGCTAAGTATTGTTTTTTTCCTTAATATTGTGATGCTATATATATCTCTTGTGATAGGTACATTTAGATTATCTATTTTTATTTTATTTATTGGATTGTTTAAAAAAATATCGTATTTTTTTAAATCAATATTTTCGTCTATTATTTGTTTAATAGATGTACCAATTTTAACTTTGATTATTTTGCTTTTTATTTTTTTATTTCCATTGATGGTTATGAGTTTTTCTTTATATGGAGAATTTGTTTTAAGTGTGGAGTAAATATTATAGAGATCTTCAATATTTGTTAATAGTATATTTTTATTTGGATTTATATTATTTTTTGTGTTTTCTTCATTGTATAAGAAATGCATTATTACTTCGTGATTTGAATATGGATGTGAAGAGTTGGGAATTAATTTGATTGTTAATCTTTTGTCTTTTGTGATATTTGATTTTTCAAGTTCTTTTTTAATATTATGGTTTTCGGTTATTATTAATATTTCTTTAAATTTGAATATTTTATCAATAGTTTCAAATCCGTAGACAATTTTGTCTAGTTTTGTTGTTATTAATATTTCTGCTATATTTGTGAATGAATCTTTTCCATTGATTAACAAAATCATTTTGTCTATTTTTTTGCATTTGTTCATATATTGAAATAATGAATCTTCATTAAACCAAGGAATTCCTAATCGAATTAATTTTTCTAGTATTTTTTCTCTTGATTCTTCTTCAGTTGAAATTTCTTTTTCATTGTTTATTCTTCCGTGAAATCTTATTAATGCTGATTTTATTTGATTTTTATTTGGAAGATTGGCAGTATATATTTTTTCTATTATTCCAGATATTGGGGTATATGTGTAAAGTTCTACATTTTTGTTTTTTGATAATATTTGTCCTTCTGAAATTCTTTGATTTTCAATGACATATATTGTAGATTTTGAATCTGCTGTTTCTAGTGGAATTAAAACACATTCAGGTATTTGGATTTCATCTATGTTAATTTTATATTGTCTTTTGATTTTTGTTTGTGAGTTAAACATTAAGTATTTCCCCTGATATATTTTCTATAACTTTTTTCACTCATATTTAAAAGAATTGTAAATCTTATTGCTTTAAATAGGAATAGTAATAAGAAAAATGGCAATGAGAGAGTGAATAATGTTTGATAATTGTTTTTATTAGTTGTAATGTTAGCAGGTGTTTCTTTATATATTAAAATTGGATTTCCATTTTCTAAGAATAATCTTGATAGTTCTTTATTTAGGTTTTTAGATATAAATTCTTTGTCTACTTTGTATATAATTTTTGGATTGATAGTTATTTTATTGTTTTCTATTTTAAAGTAGTCTTCTTTTACATTTGTGTTTACTTTGCCGTATTGAGATGTGATTTTGTATTTAAGTTCATTTTGATAAAATATATGATACATATAGCCTACAATATTTGGTATTTCTTCATTATGTCCAACCATTAAATAGATATTATTGGGATTTAGATAGTCAAAGTAGTTTAATTTTTTGCTGTAAAGATAATTGAAATTATTATAAGAGTTAAGTATATTTTGGGCGTAAAAAAATGGCATTATTGAGACTATAAATAGCATTATATGTATTAGTATTTTGTACTTCAAAATTTTGGTTTCTCGTTTTTGTTCTTTTATTTCAATTAAAGATAAAAATGTATGTTTCAAGTTGCTTTCAGTTTTGATCCAAGTAAATATTAGGAAAATACAAAGTGTTGATATTGATACACAAATAATTAAAATGGCTTCAAGGTTGGTGGATAAAAAATTAATGCTTACGGTAAAATATAATACTATAAATAAAAATAGAAATATTGGGGTTTTGATTTTTTTAATTAATACTGTAAAGCCTATATCTTTTAGATATATTTTGTTGTAATTTTTGTTAAAATTGTCAATTAGTACAAATAGTAGATAAGCGAGTATGGTTAAAGGATAAAAGTATGATATTTCGTCACTAAATATAAATATAATACATGAACTTATCAGAAAGAGGATCATAAAAGGAGCATATTTAATATTTAGTGATAATAATAAAATCATTATTATGATGAAAGTTGTGATTGAAAAGTATTTTATTTTGGTTTTATAGTTTAATGAATGCATTTCTGCTTTAATATTTTGATCTTTTTTTAATTTTTTTAAGTCATTATTAGTAAATGATGATTCAACATAAAGTATTTTTTTGTTTCCTGTATTAAAAAGATTAGGAAGTTTTTTTAAAAATAGATCTTTTCGAAGATCGTAGTCATTAAGATGAATTAATTTGTCTATTGTTATTTCTTTAAAGTGAGGAAAGTCCAGTATGTGTACTTTTGTTGTGTATTCGGATATTGTTTTATATCCTAATGAGTTTATATAGTCATTTGCTATTTTTAGGTCTTTTTCTTCTTGTAAATATATTGGTTTGTAGTCTCCAAATTGTGCTATGTTGCAAGAAAGTAGTGGTATTAGCAATATATGAAAAAACTTTAGTAGATTCATTTTTTCCTTTATGATCTGTTATTTAGATTATTCGATATAGTATTTGTTACATATTGCCCATGCAGAAATTATACCAATCAGTATGCCTGTAAATACTTCTTTTTTTTTGTGTCCTTTAACAACTTTAATTTTTAAAGGTTCAATTTTGATTTTCATTTTTAATTGTTCTGATAAATCATTTAAATATTCTGCTTGAACACCTGCCATATATCTAACTCCAAATGAATCTCTTATTGTGATTAAAGCAAAAGCTAGAGCAATAATAAAGTGAGTATTAATTCCTTCTTTTATTAATATTGATGTTGCAAGGGCTGTTACTGTTGAAGAGTGACTGCTGGGCATACCCCCTGTTTCTAAAAAAATGCTTTTTAAAAAATATTTTGGACTTAATTTGAGTTTTTTTGTTTTTATTGCTTGGATGATATATTTAATCATTTGAGCAATAATACCTGAAATTAAACAAGATAAGAAAAGGTCATTTGTAAACAAATCTTTTATCATTATTTGATTACTCCGTTATTTCATTTATATGAGAAATTGTCCATTTTGTATTATTATATGTTCTTTGCCCGATTTGGCAATACCGATGACATTTATGTCATTGCTTCCAATTATGAAATCTGTGTGAATTAAAGAAACATTACATCCGTAATCTAGTTTTGCAATATCTGTTTTAAGCTCACTTCCATTACTTAAACAGGAAGGATAAGCACTTCCTAGTGCAATGTGACAGCTTGCGTTCTCATCATATAATGTGTTGTAAAATGTAAGTCCACTTTTATATATTGGAGAGCTGTTATCTACTAATGCAACTTCTCCTATATATTGTGCTTGTGCATCGGTTTCTATATGCCTCTTTAGTATGTTATTTAATGTATCATTATCACATCCAAAATTGATTATTTTACCTTCTTGAAATTCCATCCATATGCCAGTTATTAGATTTCCAAGTATTGTTACTGGTCGAGTTGCGTACATAATACCATTTGTTTTTTTGTAGTTTGGTGTTGTGAAAACTTCTTGTGTAGGCATATTTGCATTAAATTCAATTTCTGTTCCACTTATTTTTTCACTTCCTCCTGTCCAAATGGAATGTTCTAGTAAATATATTTCTAGATTTGTTTTTTTGTTTTTAAATATTATTTTTTCTAATTGAAGATTATTTAGGGTTTTGCATCTTTGATGTAATTTATTTCCATGAATTTCCCAAGCTTTTATTGGATCTTCTGTGTCAAGTAACATAATTTTTTTTTGAATTTCAAAAAATTCTTTTAATGTTTTTTGACTCTCAGGTTTATTTAAGACTTTTGAAGCCCATTTTGGTCCTGGCGCACAGATTGTGCACCAGGACAATTCATTATTCATCATTGCACTTGAAATATTTTTTGATGCTAATTTTAATGCCTGAAAGTATTTAGATATTTTTTTATTGTCATATTCTTTTAGTGCATCCAAATTTTCTGTATTATCAATTCTTATTTTTGCCCATTTTTCATTTATCATTTCTTCAAAAAGTTTATGTTTAAAATCAGGAATAAACTCTAAAAGATTTTCTTGTGTTGATTGTAATCTAGATTTTAAGATTTCTGTATCCTCAATGCTTAATTCTACATATTTTGCTCCATGTTCATAAGCTTTTTGTGCTAAGATTCTTAAAAATTCATAACTTTCAATTGAGCCTGTAATGAGTACACATTGATTTTTTTGTAAGTTAATTCCTTTTACAATAATAAGTTCTGCATATTTTATTAAGTCTTTTTTCATGTGTGATCCTTTATTATGCAGGGTCTTCTAAAATATTGTCATTAATGTAATGAGCAACGGCTTCATTATCATTTGTGTTTATTATTTCTAAGTAAGATAACATTTTCTTTAGTCTGTAATTTGCATTTCCCATTAGTAATCCTTTTTTTACGTTTTCTAACATGTCAACGTCGTTAAAGCCATCTCCAAATGCAATTGTTTCATTTAAATTGATATTGATTCTTGTAAGAACATCTTTTAGTGCATTTCCTTTTGAAACTTTGCTATTAACAATTTCGAGTGAGTGTGGTGTTGATAAATAAGCATTTACTTCTTCTCTATATTTTTCTAGAATTGTTGCTTCATATTTTATGAGCTGTGCTTCTTCATCATGTAGTAATAAGATTTTTGCTATTTTGTTAAAATTTTTAATTTCTTTAAAATTATTGACTTCGTTATATCTTATGTTTATGTCTTGTAATTCGTGTTTGATATATTGGTGTTTATTTAATAATCTATGTTTTTTAAATATATCATTAATAGCATTTTTAGTTATGTTGTCAGCATAAAGGTTTTCATCTATATCATCAGATCTTTGTAAAAAGTGAGGTATGTTTTTATATTTATTTTCTCTGATATTTAGAATTTCTTTTACAATATCGGGAGCTAAGTCATAACTGCTTATTAATTGCCATTGGTTATTATATACCCTTGCTCCATTTAGTGTTATAAAAAATGACACATGTGAATTTAGATTCTGTATAAGAAGAGGTATTATTTCATTTTTACTTCTTCCTGTTGCAATAATAAATTTTTTGTTTTCTTTTGTTAGCTTTTTTATTACGAGTTCGCTAAAAGCTCCTATTTGGCTATTTGAGAGTAAGAGCGTACCATCGAGATCAGAAACAACAGCCTTAATGTTTTTCATGTTTTTGTCCTTTGATTTTTACTGTTATATTTAATTATATCAGATAAGAAGTTTTTTTAAAATTGAATTATTTGTTATAATTAAACAAAAAGTTACTTTTTAAATCCTAAGGAGCTTGCTTATATGGAGGTTAATACAAGAATATTATCTTTAAGAAAATTGATGATGAAAAATAAGATAGATGCATATTTAATAGCAAGTCATGATCCGCATATGAGTGAATATTCTCATGCTAGATTTAATATTCGTGAATTTATTACAGGTTTTACAGGAAGTGCTGGGACAGTAGTTATTACAGAAACGGAATCAGTGCTTTTTACTGATGGTAGATATTTTTTACAAGCTGCAAATGAACTTGAAGGAACTGAGTTTAAATTAATAAAACTTGGGGTGGAGGGCCATCCAGATATTTTTAGCTATATTAATATAAAGCTTAAAGGATTACGGATTGGAGTTTATGCTGAGGATATTAGTATAAAATTTTATGATGATTTAGTTAAAAATTGTAAATTTACAGATATTGAGATTTTACATGAAGATTTAATTTCTAAAATTTGGCAGGATAGGCCTTATTTTACAGGTAATAAAATATTTGAACTTAAGGAAGCTCAAAAAAATGATAAAAGAATAAATAAAATCAATAAAGTTAATGCAAAATTAGAAGCAAATACAATTGATTTTTATGTTATAAGTTCTTTGGATGAAATAGCATGGCTTTTAAATTTAAGAGGATTTGATATTGAATCATCAGCTTTGTTTTATGCTTTTTTGTTTATAGCTAGAAGTGAGAGATATAAGAATGTTCTTTTTGTTAATGTTGATAAACTTGATTTTGATTTAATAGAGAGACTTGAGGTTGAAGGAATTGAGGTCGAAGATTATAGTAATTTTTATTCATTTTTAGAAGAGATTAATCATGAGGGCAAATTTTTGATACCAGTTAATAGTAATGTTAAAATATTGGAATCTATTGGTAGATCAAATGCAGTATTTGGACTTAGTATTGTTAATGAACTTAAGGCAATAAAGTCTGATTATGAGATTAGTAAGATAAGAGACGCTCATATTATTGATGCTGTAAGTTTGGTTAAATTTTTATATAAATTTAAGAATTTAACTAAAGATGAGCTTGCTGATTTAGATGAGGTTGATGTTGCAAATATGCTTTTAAGCTTTAGGACATTAAGAGATGAATTTTTTAGTTCTAGTTTTGATTCGATCATTGGTTTTAAAGAAAATTCAGCATTGCCTCATTATAGACCAAAAAAAGGATTTAAAAAACTTAATCAGGATGGATTGCTTTTAATAGATTCTGGAGGTTCTTATCTTGAGCTTGGTACTACAGATGTTACGAGGACAGTTTTAATTGGGACAGTATCTCATAAAGAGAGAGAAGACTATACTTTAGTTCTTAAATCTTTTATTGCTCTTGCTTCTTTAAAATTTCCTTTTGGAATGTTGGGTGCGTCTCTTGATGGTATTGCCAGATTTCCTTTGCTTAAGCATGGCTTAAATTTTGCTCATGGAACGGGGCATGGAGTGGGATTTTTTCTTAATGTTCATGAATTTCCTGTTTCTATTAGCCCTTTATCCACTTATTCTTTTAAGGGTTCTGAAATTATTTCAATTGAACCTGGGATATATAGAAGTTCTGAATATGGTATTAGAATTGAAAATTTAGTTTTTGTAAAGCAAAGTTATTCAAATGAATTTGGAATTTTTTTGGAATTTGAAAATTTAACCCTTGTACCTTTTGAAAAAGAATTGATAGTTGTTGAAATGTTGTCAAAAGATGAATTAAACTATGTTAATAGTTATCATGAATTTGTATATTTTAGTTTAAAAGAATATCTTAGTGGTGATGAACTTAAGTTTTTAGAGATGTTAACTAGTAAGATATGAAATTTGTAAATTTATTGGCAATATTGATTTTTATTGTTTTTAATTTTGTATGTTTATTTTCAAATTCATTTAACGTTGTTTTTCATGATTCTTATGAGGATGCTATAGATGAGGCTCAAAAATTATATAAAAATGTTTTAATATTGGTTGGAAAAGATATTAAAGATAATTTAATAAAAGATTTTTTAAAGTCATTTGAAGATGATAAGCTTTTTAAGCTTGTTGCTAAGCATAATGTTTTTTTGATTATTGATGTAAATAATGAAATTTTTAGTGAAATTAATTTAAAAAAGAGTCCAACTTTATTTTTTGTTGATGCAAAAAGTGAACAAGTAAGGGCTGCTTATACTGAATCCATTAAAGATACTGTTCAATATAATAGAGAGTTTTTAAATTATGCTTTGGGAGTTTTAAAATTAGATGATATTGTGTATAAAAATGATAACTATGAAATTAATATTTTTGATGATAAGGTTTTTTTTTATAAAACATTGGATGGTCATTGGAGATTAAGAATGAATGGTAAAGATAAAAAACTTCTTCCTTCAAAAATAGAGCTTAAAGAATTTTTAGTATTTAAAGATGAGAATGGAGGTAGGCTTTATGCTTTGCCAAAATCTAAGAAAGGTGGTATTTATTTTTCGGAATCGGAAAAAGAAGAATGGAAGTTTTTTGGACAAATAAAGTCGTAATTTTAAAAATAGATTTTTGGAGGATTTATGGAAATAGTTTTTTATCCTGATGATTTGCTTCGAGTACAAACGAAGGATGTTGCAAATATTGATGATGAATTGCGAAGTATCATTTTTCAAATGATAGGTTTAATGGATAAAAGCAAGGGTGTTGGACTGGCTGCACCTCAAGTAGGTCTTGATTTGTCTATTTTTGTAGTTAGAGAAAATATGATGTCAAAACCTTTGGTTTTTATTAATCCTGTAATAACGTCAAAATCTATTGAACTTAGTGTTTATAAAGAAGGTTGTTTAAGTATTCCTGGAGTTTATTATGATTTATCAAGGCCAAAATCAATTGTAATTGAAGCTTATGATGAAAATGGCAAGTTTTTTAAGATTGAAGATTTAGATATTTTAGCCAGAATTATTCAGCATGAAATGGATCATTTAAAAGGTGTACTTTTTATTGATTATTATGAGGATAAACTTAGGAATAAATTATTGAAATCTTATCTTAAGGAAAGGAGGCTTGTTAAATTTTGAAAATTTTTTTTGCAAGTTCTGATAATATTGCTTTAGAGGTTTTAAAAAAAATATCAGATCAATATGATGTAGTTGGAGTATTAACTGCACCTGATAAGCCTAGTGGTCGTGGTCTTTCTTTGAAAGTAAATGACATTAAACGTGAAGCTCTTAGTAGAAACATTACTGTTTTGCAACCAGTTGTACTTGATGCTGATGTAATAAACGTGGTAAAAAGCTTAGAGCCTGAACTTATGTTAGTTTTTTCTTATGGAAAAATTTTTAAGCAAGAATTTTTGGATATTTTTCCAATGGGTTGTATTAATATTCATCCTTCTCTTTTGCCAAAATATAGAGGCCCTTCTCCTATTCAATCTGCTATTTTAAATGGTGATTCTATTAGTGGAATTACTGTTCAAAAAATGCTCTTAGAGATGGATAGTGGTAATATTTTGGCGCAAAGTCAGTTTGAAATCAAGGGTTTTAATACAAGTGTTGATATTTTTAAATATGTTTCTTTAAATAGTTTTGATCTCGTAATAGAAGCTTTAAATAAATTGCTTAAAGGAGATGTTGGAGTTGTTCAAGATAAAAATAATGCTACATATTGTTCTTTTTTTGGCAAAGAGCATAGAATGATTGATTTTAAGTTGAGTGCTTTTGATATTAAGAATAAAATTAATGCGTGTAATCCTTGGCCCCTTGCAAGAGCTAGGCTTGATAATAATGAGATTATTTTTCATAGAGCTGATTTTATAAGTACTAATGATTATGATGATCAAGTTATTGGAAAAATTGTTGATTTTGATCCTAGTAAAGGTCTTTTGGTAAAGACAGGAGATGGAATTTTGGTATTATTAGAGCTTCAAAGAATTGGAAAAAAAGTTTTAGATTGTGCATCATTTTATCATGGAAGTAAAGATTTAATAGGTAAGGTTTTTTCTTAAAAATAAAGTTTAAGGAGATGATATAATATTGATGGATAATAAACCACCACATAATCAGTTATTTTTAGATAGTCAAAATCTAAATGATAGTAATTTGCATGAATTTAGAGAAAATTATGATGATAAAATGCATGATTTGCCAGAGCATGTGTCTAGGGGTTTAGTGCTTACTATTGTTGGGTCTTTGATGATTTCATGTGCGATATTTTTTATTTTTTTAAAGGGTAGTGATATTGTTGTTGTTCCAAATTTAAGTGGACTTTATATTGAAGAGGCAATTACTGAGCTTCAAAATAAAGAATTAATTCCTTATGTTGAACTTAAGTTCTCATCAACTTCGCTTGATAAAGGTAAGGTAATAGATCAAAAACCTAAGGCAGGTACTGTTTTGAGACTTGATAGTAAGGTTAAAATCTTTATTAGTAAAGGAGCTGTGATAAATAAAGTTGATAATTTTATTGGTAAGAATATTGATGATGTTCTTATTAATTTGAAAGCCAATGCAATTAATAATAATAGGATGCTTTATCATTTGTTAAGACCTGTTGAAATTGAGAGTATTCTTCCAAAAGGAACAATAATTCGCCAAGAACCATCACCAGGTACTAAGATTGCGAGTTTAGTTGATCTTCAATTTTTAGTAAGTAAAGGGCAAGAAGAGCCATCTGTTAAGTATATAAAAAACTATGTTGGACTCTATTACAAAGATGTAATAATTTCTCTTTTAAATGATGAGATTAATTTTGATATCAATGTTTCTAAGGGTAATGATTTTGGAAGTGTTATTTATCAGTCTTTATCTCCTGGAAATAAGATTGAAACCTTAGATAAATTGATAATTACTATTAATGAACCAAGAGTTAATAGTACAAGCGTGTTTGGAATTATGACTTATAAATTAGATGTATATCCATCTAGTGTAGATATCATGGTTAAAGTAAGAGATTCTAGTGGAAATAGTGCTTTATTTTATTCTTTTAGATCTAAAGGTGGACTTATTAAATTGCCTTATGAGGCATTAAAAGGCTCAACAGTTGAGCTTTATATTCATGATAAACTTATAAATCAAACATTAGTGAATTGAAATAATGAAGGCAAATTTTATTTTTGAGTTTAATACAGGATGTTATTATTAGTCATTCATTTTTGATGTAATAATCGTGGATGCTACGATTGTAGCTGTTTCTGTTTTTAAAATATTTGGTGAAATGTTATATGTGTTAAAATTGTACTTTGTTATTAAATTTATTTCTTTTGTTATAAATCCTCTCTCAGGTCCAATTATGACAATCACATTTTCTGTTTTTATATTTATGTCAATTAGTTTGTTTTTGCTATTTCTTTCAAGTAGTATTTTTGTGGTATTAAAATTGTCATCTTTTATATTCTCTAAGACTTCTATCAAATTGTTAAAAATTTTAATTTTTGGTATATATGTAATTCCGCCTTGCATAGCTCCTTTTATTAAATATTTTTCATATTCTTTTGTTCTAAAGAGTTTGGAGTGTGAGTAGGATTTTTCACTAAGTAAAGCATTGAAAAAAATGATTTCAGATATTCCAATACTACCAAGGTGTTGAATTATTCTTTTTGCTGCAATTGGTCTTATGAACCCAATGACAACTTTTACTCTTGTCAGTCGATTTGATTTTGATATTTTATGATTGTTTTTAAAGAAAAGTCTTATATCTTTATGATATATGCATGAATAGATGTGTTCTTCACCAATAATGCCAAATTTAAAGGAATCATTATTTTTAAGTTTTAATATTTCTGTAATATGTTTTACTCTTGGATCATTAAGTACGATTCCATTATGAAACTCATTTGTGTTTATTAATATCAAATTCATTGTTTATGATTTAGTTCCTTATTAATTATATTATATTTATGTTATAATGAAAAATCGATTGATTTAGGAGAAAATATGGCAATTAGTTTGACTAAGCAGGAATTTATTGATAAGGTTTTTGATTATAAAAACAATCAAGAATGGAATTTTAAGGGTACAAAGCCTGCAATAATTGATTTTTATGCTGATTGGTGTGGTCCATGTAAAATGCTTGCTCCGATTTATGACGAACTTTCTAAGGAATATGAAGATAAAATTGATTTTTATAAAGTTAATACTGATAAGGAGCAAGAAGTTTCTATGATGCTTGGTGTACAAAGTCTTCCTACCATTATTTTTGTTCCTGTTGGAGATAAGCCAAGAGTTTCTGTTGGATTTATTGAAAAAAATTCTTTGAAGGATGCAATTAAAGATTTGTTTAAAGTTTAATAAAAGGGTTTAATGATAAGAAATTGAACTCTTGTCTGTTTATATAATGTTCTTTTTAAGTTATAATTAGTTTTAGGATATAGTGAATTGATAAAAGAGGAGTTAAATTTATGGGCAGAAGGTGTTGAGTTTAAACATTGGGATGCTTATTATAATTTTATTTTATCTGTTCTCAATATTCTTTGTATTAAAGAATATGAGCTATCTGTTATCCTATGCAATAATGAGTACATTCAAAAGTTAAATGGTGAATTTAGGCAAAAACCAGAGCCTACTGATGTTTTGTCTTTTAATTATTTTGAAGGTAGTGAACAAATAAATCATAAAATACAAGGAGATATTGTCATATCTCTTGAGTATTTGGAGTTTAGTTCTTTAGAATTTAATGTTGAAATGTATGATGAGCTTCAAAGAAATACTATACATGGGATTTTGCATTTAATAGGATATACTCATGATACAAATAATTTTCAAAATGAGACAATGTTGATTATTCAGGAACAGGTTTTAAGAGAAACCAGAAGGGTATTTTGATGTTCAAGTTTTTTAATTTTAAGAATAAAAAAATGAAATATGTTGAGGGTAAAGATAGCGAAGAAAAATCGAAATTTGAAACATCTTTGCTTAATAATTTTAATTCTCTTAAAGAAACGATTGTGAAAGAGATTATGGTTCCAAGAATAAGTGTAATATTTATTGATTATTCTATAAGTAAAGATGATATTTTGAAAGTTGTAACTTCTAGCAATCATTCAAGATTTCCTGTTTATAAAGAAACAATAGACGATATTATAGGAATAATTCATACAAAAGATATATTGTTACATATGTGGAAGAAAGATTTTTATGAGATAGATCTAAAAGATATTATGCGAAAAGTTATGTTTGTTCCTGAGAGTAAGAAAATAGATTCTCTTTTAAAAGAATTTCAAGAAAATCATGTGCATATTGCTATTGTAGTTGATGAATATGGAGGAATTTCGGGGCTTGTTACACTTGAAGATATTCTTGAAGAGATTGTGGGAGATATTCAAGATGAATTTGATAATGAAGTTGATGAAATAGTTCCTCTTGATGATGGAAGTTATCTTTGTACAGCTAGAGTGTTAATTGAAGATTTAAATGAAAAACTTGGATTGTGTCTTCCAGATGGAGATTTTGATACTCTTGGAGGTTTTGTTTATGATCTATTTGGAAGAATTCCTTTGAAGAATGAGAAGATAGAATATAATAATTTAATTTTTACTATTAAAAATATGCATCAGCGAAATATTAAGGTAATAAAGATTTCCCAAAAGGAAGGTTTATGAATTTTAAGAGATTTTTTATAATGCTTTTGTTTTTTTATTTAAATTTTGGTAGTTTAATAGGTGCTACTACAACTGCTATTGAATATTATCAAAAGGCACAAACATGTTA
Above is a window of Borrelia hispanica CRI DNA encoding:
- a CDS encoding aminopeptidase P family protein is translated as MEVNTRILSLRKLMMKNKIDAYLIASHDPHMSEYSHARFNIREFITGFTGSAGTVVITETESVLFTDGRYFLQAANELEGTEFKLIKLGVEGHPDIFSYINIKLKGLRIGVYAEDISIKFYDDLVKNCKFTDIEILHEDLISKIWQDRPYFTGNKIFELKEAQKNDKRINKINKVNAKLEANTIDFYVISSLDEIAWLLNLRGFDIESSALFYAFLFIARSERYKNVLFVNVDKLDFDLIERLEVEGIEVEDYSNFYSFLEEINHEGKFLIPVNSNVKILESIGRSNAVFGLSIVNELKAIKSDYEISKIRDAHIIDAVSLVKFLYKFKNLTKDELADLDEVDVANMLLSFRTLRDEFFSSSFDSIIGFKENSALPHYRPKKGFKKLNQDGLLLIDSGGSYLELGTTDVTRTVLIGTVSHKEREDYTLVLKSFIALASLKFPFGMLGASLDGIARFPLLKHGLNFAHGTGHGVGFFLNVHEFPVSISPLSTYSFKGSEIISIEPGIYRSSEYGIRIENLVFVKQSYSNEFGIFLEFENLTLVPFEKELIVVEMLSKDELNYVNSYHEFVYFSLKEYLSGDELKFLEMLTSKI
- the def gene encoding peptide deformylase; its protein translation is MEIVFYPDDLLRVQTKDVANIDDELRSIIFQMIGLMDKSKGVGLAAPQVGLDLSIFVVRENMMSKPLVFINPVITSKSIELSVYKEGCLSIPGVYYDLSRPKSIVIEAYDENGKFFKIEDLDILARIIQHEMDHLKGVLFIDYYEDKLRNKLLKSYLKERRLVKF
- the fmt gene encoding methionyl-tRNA formyltransferase; translation: MKIFFASSDNIALEVLKKISDQYDVVGVLTAPDKPSGRGLSLKVNDIKREALSRNITVLQPVVLDADVINVVKSLEPELMLVFSYGKIFKQEFLDIFPMGCINIHPSLLPKYRGPSPIQSAILNGDSISGITVQKMLLEMDSGNILAQSQFEIKGFNTSVDIFKYVSLNSFDLVIEALNKLLKGDVGVVQDKNNATYCSFFGKEHRMIDFKLSAFDIKNKINACNPWPLARARLDNNEIIFHRADFISTNDYDDQVIGKIVDFDPSKGLLVKTGDGILVLLELQRIGKKVLDCASFYHGSKDLIGKVFS
- a CDS encoding PASTA domain-containing protein encodes the protein MDNKPPHNQLFLDSQNLNDSNLHEFRENYDDKMHDLPEHVSRGLVLTIVGSLMISCAIFFIFLKGSDIVVVPNLSGLYIEEAITELQNKELIPYVELKFSSTSLDKGKVIDQKPKAGTVLRLDSKVKIFISKGAVINKVDNFIGKNIDDVLINLKANAINNNRMLYHLLRPVEIESILPKGTIIRQEPSPGTKIASLVDLQFLVSKGQEEPSVKYIKNYVGLYYKDVIISLLNDEINFDINVSKGNDFGSVIYQSLSPGNKIETLDKLIITINEPRVNSTSVFGIMTYKLDVYPSSVDIMVKVRDSSGNSALFYSFRSKGGLIKLPYEALKGSTVELYIHDKLINQTLVN
- the ybeY gene encoding rRNA maturation RNase YbeY, with the protein product MIKEELNLWAEGVEFKHWDAYYNFILSVLNILCIKEYELSVILCNNEYIQKLNGEFRQKPEPTDVLSFNYFEGSEQINHKIQGDIVISLEYLEFSSLEFNVEMYDELQRNTIHGILHLIGYTHDTNNFQNETMLIIQEQVLRETRRVF
- a CDS encoding 16S rRNA (uracil(1498)-N(3))-methyltransferase; the encoded protein is MNLILINTNEFHNGIVLNDPRVKHITEILKLKNNDSFKFGIIGEEHIYSCIYHKDIRLFFKNNHKISKSNRLTRVKVVIGFIRPIAAKRIIQHLGSIGISEIIFFNALLSEKSYSHSKLFRTKEYEKYLIKGAMQGGITYIPKIKIFNNLIEVLENIKDDNFNTTKILLERNSKNKLIDINIKTENVIVIIGPERGFITKEINLITKYNFNTYNISPNILKTETATIVASTIITSKMND
- the trxA gene encoding thioredoxin; translation: MAISLTKQEFIDKVFDYKNNQEWNFKGTKPAIIDFYADWCGPCKMLAPIYDELSKEYEDKIDFYKVNTDKEQEVSMMLGVQSLPTIIFVPVGDKPRVSVGFIEKNSLKDAIKDLFKV